GCGCAATCCGCTCTGCGCGCCACCCTGAACGACGAGCATCCCGTCACCTACAAGCCCTACGAAGCCTCCGACTGGGACCCCTGCCGCCTCGGGTACTTCGCCGACGGGTCGGTCCTCATCAGCGTCAACAGGATCGCGTCGACCGCCCCCGCAGCTGCTTTCTTCCCCATGATCGTTGCGGCCCGCCGGACAACGCTCATCGACATCCGCGCCCTCGACGACGACGAACGCTTGTCTCTTGGCCGACTGGCCGGCCAGTGGAGTGGCATCACCAACGACTCCGGCCGCGCCGTCTGCGCCGTCGCCGCCCACCCCGACTCGGGCGACCATCGTTGGACCCCCGTCGCCATCGATCCTCTGCCCGGCATCACCAGCCTCAGCCAGGCACTCACGCTGACCCGCCGCCTGCGCCCCATCGTCGGACGAAATTTCGCCGCCGACGACGACATGGCGGTCGCCTTGACACTGCTGGCCGCCGCGATCGACCTCGGCGACACTTTAGACAAGCTCGACACCCCCAATGGGATCGCCCTGCTCGCTCGCCCGCACGGCCCCTCAACGGCCAACTGGTCCAGACTGCTGGAGATCGCCGGACTGCCTCCGCACCGCTACCGCCAGGCCGACCTCACCCGAGTGTTCCGCGGCCTGTTCGACGCCCGAGACGCCCTCATCGACATCGCCTACGACCCCGGCGCACCAACACCGATCTCCATGCTCAGGCAGCCCGACGTCGTTGCCGCCCAGGACCTCAGCGGCTCTCTGCTGCTGTTCGACTCTCACCTCACGCCAGAGCTGCCCGTAGTTGTGCACGCCGCCCTGGCCGCCGCCGGCCACCCACTACCGATCGTCATCAGCACCGAAGTCGCCAGCCTCTTATCCGACGACTTCACCGGCCTGGCCATCGACATCAACAACATCGCCACGCCGTTGCCCACCGGTTCGGGCTGGCTATGGCAGTGGCGCACTGGCGACCTGCCGTACGCCACGATCACCAACTACGACAGCACCACTCGCCGCGCCGTCTACACCGAGCGCGGCCTGTCGCACGGCATCGACCTGCCCAACCCGTACCCGGTGTCAGTCCCGGCCGGGACAATGCCCTGATGACCGCTGACGCCCACCCCCACCACACCGTGCAGAAGCCGCGGCGGCGCACCGAGCCGGTCGAGATCGCCGACTTCACGATGCTGGTGCGGGTGCCGGGCCGACCCGACGCGATCCGCGCATTCACCGACGCAGAAGACACCGAGGCCCACCAGTACGCCGCCGAAACAGGCGGAACCGTTGTCCCGCTACCACTTCCACCACCGAACGGCTACACCGTCGGCCCTGACGGCAATCTGATACCAGCACTGCCACCAACCTGCGCCGGCATGGCCGACACCCCGAGCCCGATCGCCGATACCCCCGGCGCGTGATGCAGCCTGCATCACGAAGCCATCACAGAACCCGCGCTCCGAATCGGCGGTCCGGGCCATCGACTCGGTGCCGCATCGCGCACGTCCCAAGCGGACCCGCAGCTGTATCATTCGACCTAATCGCCGCGCCGTTCGGCGGGAACCCGCGCACCGGATCCCATGAATCCACCAGCGGGCCACGCCCTCGGGGCGATGCGGCAAGTGGAGCCAACACCCACGACAAACGAACACCACGCAGGGCGGTCATGGGACGCCCATCAGATACCCGGTGTCCGCACGTTGAAAGAAGGCCCACCATGAGTCCCGCCCGTAAAGCCAAGCCGCGCAACAACGCCCGTACCTCATCCGCCCGCGCCATCCAAAAGCGCGAAGGCGTGCCCTACCGCCAGGCAGTAGCCCGCGCAGACGCCGACCACAAAAACCGCAACACAATCTCGTGGCTCCCGGCGGCCAGCAAACGCAGTGCCGCAGCACTCGACGAGGCCCACGCAGCACTGCTCCGCTGCGGTGATCAGCCGGAACTGCAGCAAGGCGCCGCGTACATCGCCTGGCTCGCCCACGATCTGCGACGCCTCAGTCCCCTCCACCCCTACGGAAGCACACTCGTCGAGGAACGCCCACCGCTGCCCACCGAGCTGCCTGCACACCGCAATGACGAGGAACTGGCCAACGCTGCAGCCAGCCTGCGCGAGGCCTCACGCGAACTCGAAGAGGGCTGCAGCGGCCAGACCGCTGCCGCGATTCAGGCGACCCTGAGCAGACTGCAGACCTGGTGCACGGCAGGACCGTAGCCAGACCCCGCGCCGCCGGCCGCCAGCCGCCACCTGAGCCGCATAGATGCCACCGTTCTGTGCGGCGCAGGTCTACTCAGGGGCACGTCGCCGAGCCACTCTAAAAGCACTCGAAAATTCCTCGTGCGTTCAGCGTGCCCAGAAAAGGCCTGTACCAGGGCAAACATGCCGGACTCGAAAGCTACTCGAAAGCTACTAGAAAAGTCGTTGAGTTATCCGGCGGCGATCCAGGCAACGCACCGGAGGTGTCACACCGTAGCGCTGCCGGTGTTACACTCGATGGGTGCCCACAGCTCGCCGGCGCCACGCCATCACCGAAACCGATGAGATCGCCCAGGCGCTCGACGCGGCCCGCCGTACATGGC
This portion of the Mycolicibacterium tusciae JS617 genome encodes:
- a CDS encoding helix-turn-helix domain-containing protein, translating into MLNTPAFGEFVKEARGARSQADLADKADTFRQRFGQIESGQPHDLTDSALAQLDAAFEWPTDFAQSALRATLNDEHPVTYKPYEASDWDPCRLGYFADGSVLISVNRIASTAPAAAFFPMIVAARRTTLIDIRALDDDERLSLGRLAGQWSGITNDSGRAVCAVAAHPDSGDHRWTPVAIDPLPGITSLSQALTLTRRLRPIVGRNFAADDDMAVALTLLAAAIDLGDTLDKLDTPNGIALLARPHGPSTANWSRLLEIAGLPPHRYRQADLTRVFRGLFDARDALIDIAYDPGAPTPISMLRQPDVVAAQDLSGSLLLFDSHLTPELPVVVHAALAAAGHPLPIVISTEVASLLSDDFTGLAIDINNIATPLPTGSGWLWQWRTGDLPYATITNYDSTTRRAVYTERGLSHGIDLPNPYPVSVPAGTMP